A region of the Lycium barbarum isolate Lr01 chromosome 1, ASM1917538v2, whole genome shotgun sequence genome:
AGAATCCGTTGATCAGGCATAGTTGAAGAAATTGGTACGTTGATATAAGCCAGTTTAGCTTCAAAGATTAGTCAACTTGACTCTTGTTAAGAGAAAAGTGGCACATAAATTGAACACAGGGAGTAAATAGTTCCTCATTgaccccaaaaaaataaaaagaaaaaacctATAAGAAAAATGAAAACTGGGAAgtttaattagaaaaaaaaaatgtaaatacaAAATCAGTTTCTTCCCTACCAGGTTATAATTAGAATCAGTTTTGCATAACCACAAAATAATCAGAAGCTCACCTTGTCAGTTGAAGAACTCAAAAATAATCTAGCTTCAAAATAAATTAAAGAATGAGAAATTACCTCGGCAAGAATGGAGATATAATGAAGAGAAGTATGATTGGATGGGGCAACTCTAATGTGGTGAATAGTAAGATGTAGCTTCTCCATTATTCCAGCAATTATTGAGAAGCTACTCCTCATTTGCTTGCTGCAATGGATTCCTATGAGTACGTTCTTGTCCATAATTTGAACCTTTATATTATTAATCCCAGGTTTTGATTCATCAACATTCTTAGTGAGAAAAGAGTTGTCATCATGTGATGTAGTAGCCAAAGAATATTGTTTTTGTGCTGTGCCAATTGATTCAACCAATAAGTTTCTGTTTGTCCCAGCTGCACCTTCTTCTAAAGCCCTAACATGTTCTTGAAGTTTTCCTATGTACTTGATAGCATCTTCAAGAATTGAAGCTTTGTCCAACTGATCAACCAATAAATTTAATTTGTTGTTACTTTTGTGTTCATTATTATGTCATTGAAGAAAATTAAAGAAGAGGCAAAGCAGTGAAAAATAAAGGAAACAGCTCGTCTCTccaataattttctcaaaaattaTAAGCTTGGAGCAACTTCCCAAATATCAAAACATAGATTTTATATTAGTACTGATTAAGAACATGAAATAACATAAATCATCACAAGTTCTAAGATATATATACTATTACAAGTCCACGATTATTCACAATTTGACTACCATCATGACAATATCAATGGACACCAAATTCAAGTGAAATTACAGTCCGTTTATATATAGGGGTGCTCTAAAAAGAAATACGACAATTTTAGTTATTGTTTTTAACCTATTttttgttaggatttgaatcccaaatccgacctttgtaagcaggttcccaggaaagattggagggtcacagctggaccacttaaataccaacctccttagacagaacctacttacgccgtgatgtaagcgaagaataaatagcacacacagatttatagtggttcaccctcaatgtgagagctacgtccacgttgctgctgcagatcttattaaagaagaaatattacaagtgtttacaacactcaacctcacaaccccaatcccaattacactcaagaatttttaccacagaaaattctctcaaagaccttctcttacttaggcctttcactaagagtatttctcttagatttctctctctttgggatgtgttgtcttcttcaatttggtgtgttttacaaatgaaccataagctacctatttataggaatgaatttcctatgatgaggtaagcgcttacatcacgactatcatgaggtaagcgcttacatcacgactatgtgaacaaaagaattgacttgtttggccaattccacacctaacaaatctcccacttgaagactaattttaatttgtcttcacactttgatcgatgcagcagctctttcctactttcatacttcgtgcaggccaactgaagttgagcatagcttcagtttgtctatcgtcactgcctttgtcagcatgtctgctggattctgactccctgcgatcttctcaagcactagcgctccatcttccaaagctgatctaatgaaatggtaccggagttatatgtgcttcgttcgagcatggtaaacagggttctttgccaaatgaatggcactttggctatcacaatatagcacacttccctcgtggtcctgatccaattcccgcagaaaagattgtagccacatcatttcctttgtggcctccgtcacagcaacgtactcagcctcacaactagagagagctactatattttgcaacttggaaacccaagagattgcagtacctccgaaggtgtaaacatacccggatgtgctttttctgctatcaatatcaccaccgttgtcagcatcaacatacccttgcaatcctgtttttgattttcggaaatacagagctgaactcgagctgcctttcagatatctgaatatccacttcacagcctcccagtgttgctttcccggattgctcataaatcggctgacaactcccactgcatgtgcaatgtctggccttgtacatatcattgcatacataagactaccgattgcaaatgcataaggtatcttgtccatctgcttcttctcatcctcggttgtcggcgactgatcctttgacaaccgaaagtgtccagccaagggagtgctgactggcttggttccattgggttcttcctttatccgataaacccatttgttttgcaatgcctttttatcctttggcaactcggataattcccatgtatgatttgccgatagtgaatccatctcatctttcattgccagctcccacttagtcgattcatcgacttgcattgcttcttcataacattccggctcccctctatcagtgagtagaatgtagttgagggatggagagtacctgtgaagcggcttcctgatcctggatgatctacgcagctctgtgattggcgtctgttcatttgtttcagaatcaacactttcatcagcaccttctcggattgtttgttcctctgcctcggttgtacctggctgcggctcaggtgccagaaagtccctcaaatcgactatttccgattccttgtcctgacattctgaattcttttgcagcttgtctttgtacagtacctcttcgttaaagacaacattcctgcttcagatgatcttccgattttgttcatcccaaaatcggtacccaagctcagtgtcaccatagccaataaagtaacacttctttgattttggatcaagcttgcttctagccgtatcatcattatgaacatatgataagcaaccgaacactttcagaaatgaaagatttaccttcttgccactccagacttcttctggaattctgaaatccaagggaactgatggtcctcggttaattaagaaggccgcggtattgactgcatctgcccagaatgtcttgggcagtccagagtgtattctcatactccgagcacgctcgttcaacgttcggttcattctttcggctactccattctgttgcggtgttccaggaatagtcttcatcatcttgatcccattatcggcacagtaccatttgaaatcaccatcagtgtattctccgccgttgtcggacctcaaacacttcaacttgaggtttgtttcattctcgaccatggctttccatcttttgaatacactaaacacatcggatttatttttcataaaataaacccataccttcctggttgaatcatcaatgaaggtcacgtagtagtgtgatcctccaagagaggggacagtggtaggtccccacacgtctgtgtgcaccaattccagcttctcgaccttcaactccctgcctgcatttgagaagcttactcgcttttgttttccgagaatgcagctctcacacgtatgaaggtccaccgtctttagctccggaattaagccatttgtcaccaacagcttcatccccttctggctgatatgccccagccgacaatgccacaaatctgtcttctttgtgttgtcaaccacaacaacagtatcacgacagctagtcgtcatgtagagagtgccaatcttctttcctcggccaactaccatagcacctttcgccaccttccaagacccattaccaaagttgagatcatatcccttatcatcaagctgacctactgaaatcaggtttcgcatcagctttggaacatgtctaacttttgtaatcttccatgaggatccatttgacatcttcaaattaatgtctcccgtgccaacaacgtctagcggctctccatcggctaaataaactttgccgagattcccagccacgtagtttgtcattatatcatgatgtggggtggtatgaaaggacgctcctgagtcaagcacccaagagtctatcgggctgtcaaccgatagcaacaacgcatcgccaatgtcttccgtagcagcgttgattccagcccccttgttgtcctccttctttggcgccctgcagttcttcttgaagtgacctggttttccacagttccaacactcaaatgttcgtcctggtctggattgacccctgccattccttgacttcgatctgcccctatttcggttgtagtttctgtcataatttctgcttctgttttcaacattaaaaagcagaactcgtcgaagcctctccagaatctgtcctgcgcacttcctcagcaaggatacgatccctaacatcgttgaactttagtttgtcactgccgacagaattactaaccgctgctctcattggctcccagctatttggtagggatgccaacaaaattagagcttgcacttcatcatcgaagtcaatttttaccgatgacaattgatttacaatggtattgaattcatttacgtgtgcagcaacatgagcattttccatcatctttagatgaaatagtttcttcatgagaaataccttattatttgccgaaggtttctcatacatgtcagacaataccttcatcatatctgcagtggtcttctcctttgccacattgtgagcaacgttctttgacagcgtcagccgaatgactcccagaacttgtctgtcgaggagattccaatctgcttgcttcatctcctctggtttcggactcagaggttcatgaagctttctgccatataaataatcttcaatttgcattctccagaacgcaaagtctgtaccatcgaatttaccgatgccgtgcgtcgtaccatcttcgcctcccatcgtttctaaatcacaacacaacctgttgctctgataccagttgttaggatttgaatcccaaatccgacctttgtaagcaggttcccaggaaagattggagggtcacagctggaccacttaaataccaacctccttagacagaacctacttacgccgtgatgtaagcgaagaataaatagcacacacagatttatagtggttcaccctcaatgtgagagctacgtccacgttgctgctgcagatcttattaaagaagaaatattacaagtgtttacaacactcaacctcacaaccccaatcccaattacactcaagaatttttaccacagaaaattctctcaaagaccttctcttacttaggcctttcactaagagtatttctcttagatttctctttctttgggatgtgttgtcttcttcaatttggtgtgttttacaaatgaaccataagctacctatttataggaatgaatttcctatgatgaggtaagcgcttacatcacgactatcatgaggtaagcgcttacatcacgactatgtgaacaaaagaattgacttgtttggccaattccacacctaacattTTTTCCTAGATAAGTACTACGCCTACGGCCAATGTATGATTAAATCTATTATCAAAGATAGAACTCAGTATTTTCTAGGCTCTCTTCTCGTGGTATAGGACTTTGCCCGATATAA
Encoded here:
- the LOC132616573 gene encoding transcription factor bHLH18-like → MENARFNNNIDGEEAPFEFTNLLSEMFTSFPNQNPSSSSLLEIPKSTALSTPSSTSTNSSSSSQNIISFGSPDSNFLEDEDYDKVMTSSISSSISVTKRICRTPLQSQDHLLAERKRRERFSQLFAVLAKTIPGLKKLDKASILEDAIKYIGKLQEHVRALEEGAAGTNRNLLVESIGTAQKQYSLATTSHDDNSFLTKNVDESKPGINNIKVQIMDKNVLIGIHCSKQMRSSFSIIAGIMEKLHLTIHHIRVAPSNHTSLHYISILAEVISHSLIYFEARLFLSSSTDKVSF